The following coding sequences are from one Reyranella humidisoli window:
- a CDS encoding DMT family protein, with translation MSFLPAAITPIVLLLISNVFMTFAWYGHLKFTDKPLWLVVVASWGIAFAEYCFAVPANRYGHAVYSAAELKTMQEVITLTVFAAFSVLYLGERITSNHLVGFALICGGAFFIFKGPLPSW, from the coding sequence ATGTCCTTCCTGCCGGCCGCCATCACGCCCATCGTCCTGTTGCTGATCTCGAACGTCTTCATGACGTTCGCTTGGTACGGGCACCTGAAGTTCACCGACAAGCCGCTGTGGCTGGTGGTGGTGGCAAGCTGGGGCATCGCCTTCGCCGAATACTGTTTCGCCGTTCCGGCCAACCGGTACGGCCACGCGGTCTATTCGGCCGCCGAGCTCAAGACCATGCAGGAGGTGATCACGCTCACCGTGTTCGCCGCCTTCTCGGTGCTGTATCTCGGCGAGCGCATCACCTCGAACCACCTCGTGGGCTTCGCCCTGATCTGCGGCGGCGCCTTCTTCATCTTCAAGGGACCGCTCCCGTCCTGGTGA
- a CDS encoding crotonase/enoyl-CoA hydratase family protein, with the protein MKDRVSIDLKDGVADVRLIRADKMNALDPAMFEGIIEAGAKLATMPGLRCVVLSGEGKAFCAGLDMGSFAAMKAEGDAVPGVRDLTKRTHGIANRPQQCAWLWRELPVPVIAAVHGVAFGGGFQIALGPDIRYATADARFSVMEIKWGLVPDLAGTQLMRHLAREDVVRELTYTGRIFNGVEAREMGFVTKVVDDPRAAALETAREIASKSPDAMRANKRLLNAAVATDAASGLMMESVEQQKLIGSPNQLEAIMSNLQKRSANYRD; encoded by the coding sequence ATGAAGGACCGCGTTTCGATCGATCTCAAGGACGGCGTCGCCGACGTGCGCCTGATCCGTGCCGACAAGATGAACGCGCTCGATCCGGCGATGTTCGAGGGCATCATCGAGGCGGGCGCGAAGCTCGCCACCATGCCGGGCCTGCGCTGTGTCGTGCTGTCGGGCGAGGGCAAGGCCTTCTGCGCCGGCCTCGACATGGGAAGCTTTGCCGCCATGAAGGCGGAAGGCGACGCGGTGCCGGGCGTGCGCGACCTCACCAAGCGTACTCACGGCATCGCCAACCGGCCGCAGCAATGCGCCTGGTTGTGGCGCGAGCTGCCGGTACCGGTGATCGCCGCCGTCCACGGCGTGGCCTTCGGCGGCGGCTTCCAGATCGCGCTGGGACCGGACATCCGCTACGCCACGGCCGACGCGCGCTTTTCGGTGATGGAGATCAAGTGGGGCCTCGTGCCCGACCTCGCCGGCACGCAGCTCATGCGACATCTGGCGCGCGAGGACGTGGTGCGAGAGCTCACCTACACCGGCCGCATCTTCAACGGCGTCGAGGCGCGCGAGATGGGTTTCGTGACGAAGGTGGTCGACGATCCGCGTGCCGCGGCGCTGGAAACGGCGCGGGAGATCGCCTCCAAGAGCCCCGACGCGATGCGCGCCAACAAGCGGCTGCTGAACGCCGCCGTCGCGACCGATGCCGCCTCCGGACTGATGATGGAGTCGGTCGAGCAGCAGAAGCTGATCGGCTCGCCCAACCAGCTCGAAGCCATCATGTCGAACCTGCAGAAGCGGTCGGCGAACTACAGGGATTGA
- a CDS encoding amidase yields MTDTELLFTPAVQAAALIRNRKLSPVEYLDAVLKAAERANPVINCFREVMVDRARRDAKTAEEAVTRGEKLGPLHGIPISVKDLVDVEGAPTRHGSAIFEGNGPAAADDLLVQRLRAAGAVIFAKATTPEFGVKGLTDGPFGVTRNPWNLQRTPGGSSGGGAAAVAAGLGPLSLGTDGAGSVRGPASCSGLVGLKPTLGAVPYDTTRDAYGNNIYAGPLARSVTDAAVMHSVLVGPSDKDPWTLSGSAQKPLSPKLAGSDLAGVRIGYMERTANPRVAADVRDNTRASLAAWEAMGAEVEEVTDKIDWIEYEGRVLYQANFAVFCAQYLPKWQNQMDPVTLAFMERGAKFTLADFRNAQFARTTLFRKIQSLFERYDFLVMPTNARTALDVTHDAANDEVMIDGVKCGITRQGWTSYQYPFNLTGHPACAYPSGFGTDGLPTSVQVVGKWGAETDVLRMGALLEAARPWAQHRPPTR; encoded by the coding sequence ATGACCGACACAGAACTTCTCTTCACTCCGGCCGTGCAGGCCGCCGCCCTCATCCGCAACAGGAAGCTTTCGCCCGTCGAATATCTCGACGCGGTCCTCAAAGCCGCCGAGCGCGCCAACCCCGTGATCAACTGCTTCCGCGAGGTCATGGTCGACCGCGCGCGACGTGACGCGAAAACGGCCGAGGAAGCCGTCACACGGGGTGAAAAACTGGGCCCCCTGCATGGCATTCCGATCAGCGTGAAGGACCTCGTCGACGTCGAGGGTGCGCCGACCCGCCACGGCTCGGCAATCTTCGAGGGCAACGGCCCGGCCGCGGCCGACGATCTGCTGGTGCAGCGCCTGCGCGCCGCCGGTGCGGTCATCTTCGCCAAGGCGACGACGCCCGAGTTCGGCGTGAAGGGACTGACCGACGGCCCGTTTGGCGTCACGCGCAATCCGTGGAATCTGCAACGCACGCCGGGCGGTTCCAGCGGCGGCGGCGCGGCGGCGGTGGCGGCCGGCCTCGGCCCCCTCTCCCTCGGCACCGACGGCGCGGGCTCGGTGCGCGGCCCCGCCTCCTGCTCGGGGCTGGTCGGCCTCAAGCCGACCCTGGGCGCCGTGCCCTACGACACCACGCGCGACGCCTACGGCAACAACATCTATGCCGGCCCGCTGGCGCGCTCCGTCACCGACGCCGCGGTCATGCATTCGGTGCTGGTCGGTCCGAGCGACAAGGACCCCTGGACCCTCTCCGGCAGCGCGCAGAAGCCGCTGTCCCCGAAGCTCGCGGGCAGCGATCTGGCCGGCGTCCGCATCGGCTACATGGAGCGCACCGCCAATCCACGCGTCGCCGCCGACGTGCGCGACAACACGCGCGCTTCGCTCGCGGCCTGGGAGGCGATGGGCGCCGAGGTCGAGGAGGTCACCGACAAGATCGACTGGATCGAATACGAGGGCCGCGTTCTCTACCAGGCGAATTTCGCCGTGTTCTGCGCGCAATACCTGCCGAAGTGGCAGAACCAGATGGACCCGGTGACACTCGCCTTCATGGAGCGCGGCGCCAAGTTCACCCTGGCGGACTTTCGCAACGCGCAATTTGCGCGCACGACGCTGTTCCGCAAGATCCAGTCCCTGTTCGAGCGCTACGACTTCCTGGTGATGCCGACCAACGCGCGCACCGCGCTCGACGTGACGCACGACGCGGCCAACGACGAGGTGATGATCGACGGCGTGAAGTGCGGCATCACCCGGCAGGGCTGGACCTCCTACCAGTATCCTTTCAACCTGACCGGCCATCCCGCCTGCGCCTACCCGTCGGGCTTCGGCACGGACGGGCTGCCGACCTCCGTGCAGGTCGTGGGCAAGTGGGGCGCCGAGACCGACGTCCTGCGGATGGGCGCCCTGCTCGAAGCCGCCCGGCCGTGGGCGCAGCATCGGCCACCGACGCGCTGA
- a CDS encoding SDR family NAD(P)-dependent oxidoreductase yields MAGRLQGKVAVVTGAAPRGEGVGNGMATALLFAKEGAKVVLVNRSAERAEGLAKQIKDEGGEASVFAADVAKIDEAEAMADFAMKKYGRLDILHNNVGIGGPGTPETVTLETWNKVLEANLTTTMLCTKSCLPRMKEGGGGSIIMVSSIAGALGLMGSAGAVAYATAKAGLHGFTMSVAADYATQNIRANCIIVGSVHTPMVAHLGAEARDRRKKMVPMQVEGTAWDIAHGAVYLASDESRWVTGVMLPIDGGLVSLRAWPR; encoded by the coding sequence ATGGCCGGACGGCTGCAGGGCAAGGTGGCGGTGGTGACGGGTGCGGCGCCGCGCGGCGAGGGCGTCGGCAACGGCATGGCGACGGCGCTGCTGTTCGCCAAGGAAGGTGCCAAGGTCGTCCTCGTCAATCGCAGCGCCGAACGCGCCGAGGGACTGGCGAAGCAGATCAAGGACGAGGGCGGCGAGGCGTCGGTCTTCGCGGCCGATGTGGCGAAGATCGATGAAGCCGAGGCGATGGCCGACTTCGCGATGAAGAAATATGGCCGCCTCGACATCCTGCATAACAATGTCGGCATCGGCGGACCGGGCACGCCCGAGACGGTCACGCTCGAAACCTGGAACAAGGTGCTGGAGGCCAATCTCACGACGACGATGCTCTGCACCAAGTCCTGCCTGCCGCGCATGAAGGAAGGCGGCGGCGGTTCGATCATCATGGTGTCGTCGATCGCCGGCGCGCTGGGCCTGATGGGCAGTGCCGGCGCGGTGGCCTATGCGACGGCCAAGGCCGGCCTGCACGGCTTCACAATGTCGGTCGCGGCCGACTATGCGACGCAGAACATCCGCGCCAACTGCATCATCGTGGGCTCGGTACACACGCCGATGGTGGCGCATCTCGGCGCCGAGGCGCGCGACCGGCGCAAGAAGATGGTGCCGATGCAGGTCGAGGGCACGGCCTGGGACATCGCCCATGGCGCGGTCTATCTCGCTTCCGACGAATCGCGCTGGGTGACGGGCGTGATGCTGCCGATCGACGGCGGTCTCGTTTCGCTGCGGGCCTGGCCGCGATGA
- a CDS encoding Bug family tripartite tricarboxylate transporter substrate binding protein — protein sequence MRLVAVIGALAGLAFGSGTAFAQAFDKPIKIMAPYAPGGNIDVTARIIADKLREVTGVTVIVENKAGASGMIGSDIVARSAPDGTSLLVSANSLVAVPAIYGNAPYDWRTAFTPITHIQRVPAVLVVPPSSPIKTLADFIALGKDGKFAVADSGVGTTNHLAIELIGEATNTKYTLVHYKGSGAAMIDVMAGQVPAQVDQLNAALGNIKSGKLRAIAVSSDKRVPQLPDVPTFKESGVKGLENFTFATFTGLFGPAKMPPEVVAKINEAMVKVLKDPAVVQRFADLTAEAYPTTPQETAAMFDAEDKMVVPLIKKLQIKPE from the coding sequence ATGCGTTTGGTAGCGGTCATTGGAGCACTTGCCGGGCTTGCCTTCGGGTCGGGAACGGCTTTCGCGCAAGCTTTCGACAAGCCCATCAAGATCATGGCGCCCTATGCGCCGGGCGGGAACATCGACGTCACCGCCCGCATCATCGCCGACAAGCTGCGCGAGGTGACGGGCGTCACCGTCATCGTCGAGAACAAGGCCGGCGCCAGCGGCATGATCGGCAGCGATATCGTCGCCCGGTCGGCGCCCGACGGAACGAGCCTCCTGGTCTCGGCCAACTCGCTGGTCGCGGTGCCGGCCATCTACGGCAATGCGCCCTACGACTGGCGCACGGCCTTCACGCCGATCACCCATATCCAGCGCGTGCCGGCCGTCCTCGTCGTGCCGCCCAGCTCGCCGATCAAGACCCTGGCCGACTTCATCGCCCTCGGTAAGGACGGCAAGTTCGCGGTGGCCGATTCCGGCGTCGGCACCACCAATCATCTCGCGATCGAGCTGATCGGCGAGGCCACCAACACCAAGTACACGCTGGTCCACTACAAGGGATCGGGCGCCGCCATGATCGACGTGATGGCGGGCCAGGTGCCGGCCCAGGTCGACCAGCTGAACGCCGCCCTCGGCAACATCAAGTCGGGCAAGCTGCGCGCTATCGCGGTGTCGTCCGACAAGCGCGTGCCGCAGCTTCCCGACGTGCCGACCTTCAAGGAAAGCGGCGTGAAGGGTCTCGAGAACTTCACCTTCGCGACCTTCACCGGCCTGTTCGGTCCGGCCAAGATGCCGCCGGAGGTCGTGGCGAAGATCAACGAGGCGATGGTCAAGGTCCTGAAAGACCCGGCCGTCGTGCAGCGTTTCGCCGACCTCACCGCCGAGGCCTATCCGACTACGCCGCAGGAGACCGCGGCGATGTTCGACGCCGAGGACAAGATGGTCGTCCCGCTCATCAAGAAGCTGCAGATCAAACCGGAGTAG
- a CDS encoding enoyl-CoA hydratase-related protein, with translation MEIDTGTTELLCSVRDGVALITLNRPEARNAMSPDLTEALRNQIKARGDDDAVGALLITGAGTAFCSGGDVKGMGGRGPRGQMSYEERLADLRWRQTHLTGALVAVRKPTIAALPGAAAGAGLAIALACDIRIAAKSAFCTTGYAKIGLSGDYGISWLLTRTIGPMRARELMFTSEKVSSERCEQIGLVNRVVDDAKLQDEAFAFAKSLAEGPRVALRHMKDNLDEALHINYSDAHYREAERLVQSSRTEDHKEAVASFVEKRKPVFKGR, from the coding sequence ATGGAAATCGATACCGGCACAACCGAACTCTTGTGCAGCGTCCGCGACGGCGTCGCGCTGATCACGCTGAACCGCCCCGAGGCGCGCAATGCGATGTCGCCCGACCTCACGGAGGCCCTGCGCAACCAGATCAAGGCGCGCGGCGACGACGATGCGGTGGGCGCCCTGCTGATCACCGGTGCCGGCACCGCCTTTTGCAGCGGCGGCGACGTGAAGGGCATGGGCGGCCGCGGCCCGCGCGGCCAGATGAGCTACGAGGAGCGGCTGGCCGACCTGCGCTGGCGGCAGACGCACCTCACCGGCGCGCTGGTCGCCGTGCGCAAGCCCACCATCGCCGCCCTCCCCGGCGCGGCCGCCGGCGCCGGCCTCGCGATCGCGCTGGCCTGCGACATCCGGATCGCCGCGAAGTCCGCCTTCTGCACCACCGGCTACGCCAAGATCGGCCTCTCGGGCGATTACGGCATCTCGTGGCTGCTGACGCGCACTATCGGCCCGATGCGGGCGCGCGAGCTGATGTTCACGTCCGAGAAAGTCAGCTCCGAGCGTTGCGAGCAGATCGGACTCGTCAATCGCGTGGTCGACGACGCCAAGCTGCAGGACGAAGCCTTTGCCTTCGCCAAGTCCCTGGCCGAAGGTCCGCGGGTCGCGCTGCGCCACATGAAGGACAATCTCGACGAGGCGCTGCACATCAACTACTCGGACGCGCACTATCGTGAGGCCGAACGTCTGGTCCAGTCCTCACGCACCGAGGATCACAAGGAAGCGGTCGCGTCCTTCGTCGAGAAGCGCAAGCCGGTGTTCAAGGGGCGGTAG
- a CDS encoding GFA family protein, which yields MTSKTETFEGGCTCRHVRYRLTSKPLFVHCCHCRWCQRDSGTAFAMNAMIEADRVERLGGEVEVIDTPTLSGKGQKISRCPKCRIAVWSNYSGAGPTVHFVRVGTLDEPDRLPPDIHIFTMSKQPWVALPAAVPAAAEYYDRNELWPKESLDRFAAHKAKNAS from the coding sequence ATGACCAGCAAGACGGAGACGTTCGAGGGCGGCTGCACCTGCCGGCACGTGCGCTATCGACTCACCTCGAAGCCGCTGTTCGTCCATTGCTGCCATTGCCGCTGGTGCCAGCGCGATTCCGGCACGGCCTTCGCGATGAACGCCATGATCGAGGCCGACAGGGTCGAGCGGCTGGGCGGCGAAGTCGAGGTGATCGACACGCCGACGCTCAGCGGCAAGGGCCAGAAGATCTCGCGCTGCCCGAAGTGCCGCATCGCGGTGTGGAGCAACTATTCAGGCGCCGGCCCGACGGTGCACTTCGTGCGTGTCGGCACGCTCGACGAGCCCGACCGGCTGCCCCCCGACATCCATATCTTCACCATGAGCAAGCAGCCCTGGGTCGCGCTGCCCGCCGCCGTTCCGGCGGCGGCTGAGTACTATGACCGCAACGAACTCTGGCCGAAGGAGAGTCTCGACCGATTTGCCGCGCACAAGGCGAAGAACGCGTCCTGA
- a CDS encoding TSUP family transporter has protein sequence MPMFSLPVLAALAVVAVVTSFVSGIFGMAGGMLLIGFLLLFLPVPVAMVFHGVIQIAANGWRAWLWRHHVNWNVVLQFGAGAVASLVVFSFFDFVPDKALVLMAVGATPFIALAVPQRIAPNIERGGQAFLAGAIGGAIQLVSGVTGPLLDIFYVRTGMTRQVNVATKAAAQVLGHLTKVIYFGLVIEGPAGRDLEQWLVMGYAAAFAVVGTTLSRSFLDRMSDKQFYHWTRRVILALGAVYIAQGIWLMVTR, from the coding sequence ATGCCGATGTTCTCGCTTCCCGTCCTGGCGGCACTCGCGGTCGTTGCCGTCGTGACCTCGTTCGTCTCCGGCATCTTCGGCATGGCGGGAGGGATGCTGTTGATCGGCTTCCTGCTGCTCTTCCTGCCGGTGCCGGTCGCCATGGTGTTCCACGGCGTCATCCAGATCGCGGCCAACGGCTGGCGGGCCTGGCTGTGGCGCCATCACGTGAACTGGAACGTCGTGCTGCAGTTCGGCGCAGGGGCCGTGGCTTCGCTGGTTGTCTTCTCCTTCTTCGATTTCGTTCCCGACAAGGCGCTGGTGCTGATGGCTGTCGGAGCGACGCCGTTCATCGCGCTGGCGGTGCCGCAGCGCATCGCGCCCAACATCGAGCGCGGCGGGCAGGCGTTCCTGGCGGGCGCCATCGGCGGCGCCATCCAGCTCGTCTCGGGCGTGACCGGCCCGCTGCTCGACATCTTCTATGTTCGCACCGGCATGACGCGGCAGGTCAACGTCGCCACCAAGGCCGCGGCACAGGTTCTGGGCCATCTCACCAAGGTGATCTATTTCGGCCTGGTGATCGAAGGTCCGGCCGGCCGCGACCTCGAACAGTGGCTGGTCATGGGCTACGCTGCCGCCTTCGCGGTGGTCGGCACGACCCTGTCGCGCAGTTTCCTCGACCGCATGTCCGACAAGCAGTTCTATCATTGGACGCGCCGCGTGATCCTGGCGCTGGGCGCGGTCTACATAGCGCAGGGCATCTGGCTGATGGTGACGCGATGA
- a CDS encoding alpha/beta hydrolase, whose amino-acid sequence MTFPVTEHTVKTARHTTGYLACGAKDAPLLIFVHGWPELSLSWRHQLPAFAALGFRCIAPDMRGYGRSSTYARHEDFAQEEIVADMVELLTSLGRDKAVWIGHDWGSPVVWNMAAHHPEKTVGVASLCVPYLSTGFTLETVVPLVDRALYPEAQFPAGQWDYQFFYEESFDKACASFDANPRNLVKALFRKGDPSRVGKPAPTSMVRMAGGWFGGGACPDVPRDPDVLTEADMEAYAAALTRNGFFGPDSWYMNHKANAAYSKRAKNGGRLAMPVLFLHGAYDTTCETMTSKLADPMRRDCADLTEVVVPSGHWMAQEQPVAVNAALAKWLAAKLAVYWS is encoded by the coding sequence ATGACATTCCCGGTCACCGAACACACCGTCAAGACCGCCCGTCACACGACGGGCTACCTCGCCTGCGGAGCGAAAGACGCCCCGCTGCTGATCTTCGTCCACGGATGGCCCGAGCTGTCGCTCTCCTGGCGGCACCAGCTCCCGGCCTTTGCTGCCCTGGGCTTCCGCTGCATCGCGCCGGACATGCGCGGCTACGGCCGCTCCAGCACCTATGCACGGCACGAGGATTTCGCGCAGGAAGAGATCGTGGCCGACATGGTCGAGCTGCTCACTTCACTCGGTCGCGACAAGGCGGTGTGGATCGGCCACGACTGGGGCAGCCCCGTCGTCTGGAACATGGCCGCGCATCACCCCGAGAAGACGGTGGGCGTGGCGAGCCTGTGTGTGCCCTATCTGTCCACGGGCTTTACGCTGGAGACCGTCGTCCCGCTGGTCGACCGCGCGCTTTATCCCGAGGCCCAGTTTCCGGCCGGACAGTGGGACTACCAGTTCTTCTACGAGGAGAGCTTCGACAAGGCCTGCGCGAGCTTCGACGCCAATCCGCGCAACCTGGTGAAGGCGCTGTTCCGCAAGGGCGATCCGTCGCGGGTCGGAAAGCCCGCGCCGACCTCGATGGTGCGCATGGCCGGCGGCTGGTTCGGCGGCGGCGCCTGCCCCGACGTGCCGCGCGATCCCGACGTGCTGACCGAGGCGGACATGGAGGCCTATGCCGCAGCCTTGACCAGAAACGGCTTCTTCGGCCCCGACTCCTGGTACATGAACCACAAGGCCAACGCCGCCTATTCGAAGCGGGCGAAGAACGGCGGCAGGCTCGCCATGCCGGTCCTGTTCCTGCACGGCGCCTACGACACGACCTGCGAGACGATGACCTCGAAGCTCGCCGACCCGATGCGCCGCGACTGCGCCGACCTCACTGAAGTGGTCGTGCCGTCGGGGCATTGGATGGCGCAGGAGCAGCCGGTCGCCGTGAATGCCGCTCTGGCGAAGTGGCTGGCGGCGAAACTGGCGGTCTACTGGTCCTAG